A genome region from Gouania willdenowi chromosome 9, fGouWil2.1, whole genome shotgun sequence includes the following:
- the lgi3 gene encoding leucine-rich repeat LGI family member 3 yields MRELESGWMKLVCLSVLCLCFCLPKEADARRAPKIPRCPATCSCTKDSAFCVDTKAIPKSFPPGIISLTMVNAAFTTIPEGAFSHLHLLQFLLLNSNTFTTIADDAFAGLSHLQYLFIENNDIQALSKYTFRGLKSLTHLSLSNNNLQQLPRDLFKHLDILTDLDLRGNSFRCNCKIKWLVDWMEKTNTSVPAVYCASPFEFQGRRIHDLAPRDFNCISADFVVYETFPFHSVSVESYEFNEDQFVAFAQPDSGFCTLYVWDHVEMVFRKHHNITSRSAVYCKPVVINNTLYMVVAQLFGGSHIYKWMEDPQRFVKIQDIDTSRVRKPNFVETFQLDGEWYFIVADSSKAGSTSIYRWNSNGFYSHQSLHPWHRDTHVEFLNVGGKPHLILSSASQPPVVYQWNHSQKQFVFHSLITELADVQMVKHFWVRKVLYLCLTRFIGDSKILRWEGQRFMEIQTLPSRGSMAVYPFTVGLYQYLILGSDFSFSRVYLWDDLTQRFQPFKELNMRAPRAFNLVSVDKKDILLAASFKGNTLAYQHLVVDLSAK; encoded by the exons ATGCGGGAGCTGGAATCAGGATGGATGAAGCTGGTCTGCCTGTCTgttctgtgtctgtgtttctgCCTGCCAAAAGAAGCAGATGCCAGAAGAGCACCCAAGATACCTCGGTGTCCTGCGACCTGCTCCTGCACCAAAGACAGTGCCTTCTGTGTGGACACTAAAGCTATTCCTAAGAGCTTCCCTCCCGGAATCATCTCTCT GACGATGGTGAACGCAGCATTCACAACGATCCCAGAGGGAGCATTCTCACACCTCCACCTGCTGCAGTTTCT CCTTCTGAACTCCAACACTTTCACTACAATTGCTGATGATGCATTTGCTGGTCTGTCCCACCTGCAGTACCT TTTCATAGAAAACAATGACATCCAGGCTCTGTCCAAGTACACCTTCAGAGGACTCAAATCCCTCACCCATCT ATCTCTCTCAAACAACAACCTGCAGCAGCTGCCGAGGGATCTCTTCAAGCATTTGGACATCCTCACTGATCT AGACCTGCGGGGAAACTCCTTCCGATGTAACTGTAAGATCAAGTGGTTGGTTGACTGGATGGAGAAGACCAACACCTCTGTGCCTGCCGTCTACTGTGCCAGTCCCTTTGAATTTCAGGGACGCCGAATCCATGATCTGGCACCTCGAGACTTCAACTGCATCAGTGCAG ATTTTGTTGTGTATGAAACCTTCCCATTCCACTCTGTGTCTGTGGAGTCTTATGAGTTCAATGAAGATCAGTTTGTGGCCTTTGCTCAGCCTGATTCAGGGTTCTGCACCCTGTATGTGTGGGATCATGTGGAAATGGTCTTCAGGAAACATCATAACATTACTT CTCGTTCTGCAGTATACTGCAAACCAGTGGTGATAAACAACACCCTCTACATGGTTGTAGCTCAGCTTTTCGGTGGATCTCATATATACAA GTGGATGGAGGACCCACAGCGATTTGTAAAGATTCAAGACATCGACACCAGTCGAGTAAGAAAGCCCAACTTTGTGGAGACCTTCCAACTGGATGGTGAGTGGTACTTTATTGTTGCGGACAGTTCCAAGGCCGGCTCCACCAGCATCTATCGCTGGAACAGCAATGGTTTCTATTCCCACCAATCCCTCCACCCCTGGCACCGGGACACCCATGTGGAGTTCCTGAATGTTGGAGGAAAGCCTCACCTGATCTTATCCAGTGCATCCCAGCCTCCCGTGGTATACCAATGGAATCACAGCCAGAagcagtttgtttttcattcgCTGATCACCGAGCTAGCTGATGTGCAGATGGTGAAGCACTTTTGGGTGAGGAAGGTTCTTTACCTCTGTCTGACACGCTTCATTGGTGATTCCAAGATTCTCCGCTGGGAAGGCCAGCGTTTTATGGAGATCCAAACTCTTCCCTCCCGGGGCTCGATGGCGGTGTATCCCTTCACAGTGGGCCTCTACCAGTACCTCATTCTAGGAAGTGATTTCTCATTCTCTCGAGTGTATCTGTGGGATGACCTGACTCAGCGCTTTCAGCCCTTCAAGGAGCTCAACATGAGAGCACCAAGGGCTTTCAACTTGGTGTCTGTGGACAAAAAGGACATCCTACTGGCAGCTAGCTTCAAAGGAAACACTCTGGCCTATCAGCATCTGGTGGTAGATCTCAGTGCCAAGTAG